The following are encoded together in the candidate division WOR-3 bacterium genome:
- a CDS encoding NAD(+)/NADH kinase, giving the protein MKNKIIVFYTPGKKYIETVLEKIKEAAKNNNYSVSVYKKEKEELKEFDFGIAVGGDGTFLWAASIVCKFNLPILGINLGNLGFLTDIKKEEIDKVFLYLKDKNYYIQERSLLKANFKGKEEIALNDCVFSSKDIRVINLDIFIDDEFVTQISGDGLIIATPTGSTAYSLSSGGPILKPDVEAFVITPISPHTLTFRPIVVSWKSRILVKVKRSCNFICDGQRLFNLDEDEEVLIRKNESPLKVVKIKDWKYFSILREKLNWGNK; this is encoded by the coding sequence ATGAAAAATAAAATAATCGTTTTTTATACTCCAGGAAAAAAATATATTGAAACTGTTTTGGAAAAAATAAAAGAAGCAGCAAAGAATAATAATTATTCAGTCTCTGTATATAAAAAAGAAAAAGAAGAGTTAAAAGAATTTGATTTTGGAATTGCAGTTGGAGGAGATGGAACATTTCTCTGGGCAGCTTCAATTGTATGTAAATTTAATCTACCAATTTTGGGAATAAATTTAGGGAATCTTGGTTTTCTTACTGATATTAAAAAAGAAGAAATTGATAAAGTTTTTTTGTATCTTAAAGATAAAAATTATTACATTCAGGAGAGGTCTCTTTTAAAAGCTAATTTTAAAGGAAAAGAAGAAATAGCTTTGAATGATTGTGTTTTTTCTTCAAAGGATATTAGAGTCATTAATTTAGATATATTTATAGATGATGAATTTGTAACTCAAATTTCAGGAGATGGACTAATTATTGCTACTCCTACAGGGTCTACCGCATATTCTCTTTCTTCTGGTGGACCGATTTTAAAACCGGATGTTGAGGCTTTTGTGATAACACCAATATCACCACACACTTTGACTTTTCGCCCTATTGTGGTTAGTTGGAAATCTCGTATTCTTGTAAAGGTAAAAAGATCGTGTAATTTTATTTGTGACGGGCAGAGATTATTTAATCTTGATGAAGATGAAGAAGTTTTAATTAGAAAAAATGAAAGCCCTTTGAAGGTTGTGAAAATTAAGGATTGGAAGTATTTTAGTATTTTAAGAGAAAAATTAAATTGGGGGAATAAATGA
- the recN gene encoding DNA repair protein RecN, producing MIKEMRIRDYALIERVELNFSPGFNVLTGSTGTGKSIIINALSLLLGDKGDITSIRRETDRAIVEGIFNNSPRISKILDKYGIPEEEELVIRRIINRKGGGRIYINGSIANIEILKEIGDLLFDIHGQHEHQLLIREETHIDFLDSYGKLMEERKLMMEKFDLLKSLKRELIEITLKEKEINEKKELYEFQRNELDFIKWEPKEYQELIEEKRKLDNFEEIKELMYYASSLLSDGDQSILSKLSLVTSNVKRAGVFDKTLEELGRRLEEANLILQDSSLELDRYRDRLSYDKERLLELTNIVDRVENLKRKYKKSFEDLLILKEELKKKFFDIDSLKEREKELIRKIEDEEKKFQELIDKVSEKRKEISKEFAEKVEEELRDLGFEKAHFKVEIKEKETPDEKGKDEVRFLFEPNVGEGWNRLSSIASGGELSRVMLALKSILSDVDQVEGLVFDEIDSGIGGGLAKKVGEKMRKIGEKRQVLCVTHLPSIAAEASFHIKVEKKEREGRTVTEVKEISGDERVEEIARMISGEISIETARRHAIELLSKK from the coding sequence ATGATTAAGGAGATGAGAATTAGAGACTATGCTCTTATTGAACGAGTTGAATTAAATTTCTCTCCGGGTTTTAATGTCCTGACAGGTTCAACAGGTACAGGTAAGTCTATAATAATAAATGCGCTTTCTCTTTTACTTGGAGATAAAGGAGATATAACTTCCATAAGGAGAGAAACTGATAGAGCTATTGTTGAAGGGATTTTTAATAACTCTCCACGAATAAGTAAGATTTTAGATAAATACGGAATACCAGAAGAAGAGGAACTTGTTATAAGAAGGATTATAAATAGAAAAGGAGGAGGAAGAATTTACATAAATGGTTCTATTGCCAATATTGAGATTTTAAAAGAAATTGGGGATCTCCTTTTTGATATTCATGGTCAGCATGAGCATCAATTACTTATAAGAGAAGAAACTCATATAGATTTTTTGGATTCTTATGGTAAATTAATGGAAGAGAGAAAATTAATGATGGAGAAATTTGATTTGCTTAAGAGTCTAAAAAGAGAACTTATAGAGATAACTTTAAAAGAAAAGGAAATAAACGAAAAGAAGGAGCTATATGAGTTTCAGAGAAATGAGTTGGATTTTATAAAATGGGAACCTAAAGAATATCAAGAACTGATAGAGGAGAAGAGAAAACTTGATAATTTTGAAGAAATAAAAGAATTAATGTATTATGCGAGTTCTTTATTAAGCGATGGAGATCAATCAATTCTGAGTAAATTGTCTTTAGTTACTTCAAATGTTAAAAGGGCGGGAGTTTTTGATAAAACCTTGGAAGAACTTGGAAGGAGATTAGAAGAAGCAAATTTGATTCTTCAGGATTCTTCTTTGGAGCTTGACAGATATAGAGATAGGCTCTCTTATGATAAAGAGAGGCTTCTTGAACTTACAAATATAGTAGATAGAGTGGAGAATCTAAAAAGGAAGTATAAAAAAAGTTTTGAAGACCTTCTTATATTAAAGGAGGAATTAAAGAAGAAGTTTTTTGATATAGATTCCTTAAAAGAAAGGGAGAAAGAATTAATAAGAAAGATAGAAGACGAAGAGAAAAAATTTCAAGAATTAATAGATAAAGTTTCGGAAAAAAGGAAAGAGATTTCCAAAGAATTTGCCGAGAAAGTAGAAGAAGAGTTGAGAGATTTGGGCTTTGAGAAAGCTCATTTTAAAGTGGAGATAAAAGAAAAAGAAACACCAGATGAAAAAGGCAAAGACGAAGTAAGGTTTTTATTTGAACCAAACGTAGGTGAAGGATGGAATAGACTTTCAAGTATTGCTTCAGGGGGGGAATTATCACGAGTTATGCTCGCTTTAAAATCTATTCTTTCGGATGTGGATCAAGTAGAAGGGTTAGTTTTTGATGAAATAGACTCAGGAATAGGAGGAGGTCTTGCCAAGAAAGTAGGAGAGAAAATGAGAAAAATTGGGGAAAAAAGACAGGTCTTGTGTGTAACACATCTTCCTTCTATTGCTGCAGAAGCTAGTTTCCATATAAAAGTTGAGAAAAAAGAAAGAGAAGGGAGAACGGTTACAGAAGTTAAGGAAATCAGTGGTGATGAAAGGGTTGAAGAAATTGCAAGAATGATTTCAGGTGAAATTTCCATTGAAACAGCAAGAAGGCACGCTATTGAGCTATTAAGTAAAAAATAA
- the carA gene encoding glutamine-hydrolyzing carbamoyl-phosphate synthase small subunit, producing the protein MSNNERIGKLILEDGSIFEGFSFGEEKNVSGEVVFNTGMVGYPETLTDPSYRGQILVLTYPLIGNYGVPGDEREDGLLKYFESEEIQVKGLVISDLSFDYSHWSARRSLMDWFKYSKIPGLYGIDTRMLTKRLREKGTMLGKIVFNNEDIEFDNPNERNLVSEVSVKEVIEYKRSRKRIGLVDCGVKNNIIRAFLKRDISVIRYPWDFDFTKDKIDGVLISNGPGDPKKCEATIENVRKAISKNIPILGICLGSQILGLAAGANTYKLKYGHRGQNQPCVEVGTRRCYITSQNHGYAVDAKTLPEDWREWFYNNNDQTNEGIIHLSKPFFGSQFHPEASPGPDDTEFIFDLFVRAL; encoded by the coding sequence ATGTCAAACAATGAAAGAATAGGGAAGCTTATCTTAGAAGACGGTTCTATTTTTGAGGGTTTTTCTTTCGGAGAAGAAAAAAATGTTAGTGGAGAAGTTGTTTTTAATACAGGAATGGTTGGTTATCCTGAGACTCTAACCGATCCTTCTTATAGAGGTCAAATTCTTGTTTTAACTTATCCTTTAATCGGAAATTATGGGGTTCCTGGAGATGAAAGAGAAGATGGATTATTGAAGTATTTCGAATCAGAGGAGATTCAGGTTAAAGGGCTCGTCATCTCAGACCTTTCGTTTGATTATTCTCATTGGAGTGCGAGACGATCCCTTATGGATTGGTTTAAATATAGTAAAATTCCAGGTTTATATGGAATAGATACAAGGATGTTAACGAAAAGGTTAAGAGAAAAAGGAACAATGCTTGGTAAAATTGTATTTAATAATGAAGATATCGAATTTGATAATCCAAATGAGAGAAATTTAGTATCCGAGGTTAGTGTAAAGGAGGTGATAGAATATAAAAGAAGTAGAAAAAGAATAGGTCTTGTTGATTGTGGAGTTAAGAATAATATAATAAGAGCTTTTTTAAAGAGAGATATATCTGTTATTAGATATCCTTGGGATTTTGACTTTACAAAGGATAAAATTGATGGAGTTTTAATCTCAAATGGTCCTGGGGATCCTAAAAAATGTGAAGCTACGATAGAAAATGTAAGAAAAGCTATTTCTAAAAATATCCCAATCCTTGGGATATGTCTCGGTTCTCAAATTCTTGGACTTGCTGCAGGAGCTAATACCTATAAGCTAAAATATGGACATAGAGGACAGAATCAACCTTGCGTAGAAGTTGGAACAAGGCGATGTTATATTACTTCTCAAAATCATGGATATGCTGTGGATGCTAAGACACTTCCTGAGGATTGGAGAGAATGGTTTTATAATAACAATGACCAAACAAACGAAGGGATAATCCATCTCTCTAAGCCTTTCTTTGGTTCTCAATTTCATCCTGAGGCTTCTCCAGGTCCAGATGATACTGAATTTATTTTCGATTTATTTGTGAGGGCGCTTTGA
- the carB gene encoding carbamoyl-phosphate synthase (glutamine-hydrolyzing) large subunit translates to MRRDIKKVLILGSGAIRIGQAGEFDYSGSQAIKALKEEGIKTVLINPNIATIQTSEYLTDKIYFLPLDAYFVEKVIEKERPDGILLGFGGQTGLNVGAELGENGIFEKYGVEVLGTPVEVILDTEDRARFVKKITEINLKVPKSKAVTDVEEAVEVGSEIGYPVIVRIAYALGGLGSGVAYKEEDLRIIAKKAFSFTKQILVEEYLDGWKEIEYEVVRDCYDNCIVVCSMENVDPMGIHTGESIVVAPVQTLTASENFKLRSYTIKVIRHLGVVGECNIQYALHPESGDYRIIEVNARLSRSSALASKATGYPLAFIAAKLALGYSLIELRNAITKETSACFEPAIDYVVLKYPRWDLQKFKRVSFNIGSEMKSVGEVMAIGRSFEEVLQKAIRMLEVGMNGVVCNDIKFEDLEKELKEPTDKRIFAIVEAIKRGYPIQEIYKLSKVDPWFLYKIKNIIDVEEKIKGKKLEEISEELLKEAKRKGFSDKQIAILTGSTELEVRETRKKKKIVPYVKQIDTLAGEYPAKTNYLYLTYNASEDDLEFNEKNQVIVLGGGAYRIGSSVEFDWCCVNAVSTLRNLNYKAIMVNYNPETVSTDYDICDKLYFEEMSFERVLDIYEKEKPLGIIVSMGGQIPNNLALPLYKSGVKILGTSPIDIDRAEDRHKFSKLLDELGISQPPWREVTSIKDAEDFAKEVGYPVLVRPSYVLSGAAMSIVLSEEELEGYLKRASEVSREHPVVISKFITGAKEIEIDAVANKGELYCYAISEHVENAGVHSGDATMVFPPQRTYLETMRRIKIIAKKVARALNITGPFNIQFIAKDNEVKVIECNLRVSRSFPFVSKFLKINFIEAATKIIMGKKVPPLKSSAFDLDYVGVKAPQFSFSRLKGSDPILGVEMTSTGEVGCLGDDFNEAFLKSLISVGFRIPKKSILLSTGPIDSKAEFLESTRILKDMGFELYATKGTADFMKSNGIEAKVLHWPLEKKEPNTLTYIADGKIDLVINIPKNIEKEELDNDYLIRRQAVDFNVPLITDLQLAKRLVEAMQKTSLSDLKIKSWDEY, encoded by the coding sequence ATAAGAAGAGATATAAAAAAAGTTCTAATTTTAGGTTCTGGAGCAATCAGAATTGGACAAGCGGGAGAGTTTGACTATTCTGGCAGTCAGGCAATCAAAGCCCTAAAGGAAGAAGGGATAAAAACAGTTCTTATTAATCCGAATATAGCTACAATTCAAACTTCAGAATATTTAACAGATAAAATTTACTTTTTACCATTGGATGCTTATTTTGTAGAAAAAGTAATTGAGAAAGAAAGACCGGATGGAATTTTACTTGGTTTCGGAGGGCAAACTGGTTTAAATGTTGGAGCAGAATTGGGAGAAAACGGAATTTTTGAAAAATATGGAGTGGAGGTTCTTGGGACCCCGGTTGAAGTTATTTTAGACACAGAAGATAGAGCAAGATTTGTTAAGAAAATTACAGAAATAAATTTGAAAGTTCCTAAGAGTAAAGCTGTTACTGATGTTGAGGAGGCTGTTGAAGTTGGTTCTGAGATAGGATATCCTGTTATAGTCCGAATAGCTTATGCTCTTGGAGGTTTAGGTTCAGGAGTAGCCTATAAGGAAGAAGATTTAAGAATAATAGCAAAGAAAGCTTTTTCCTTTACAAAGCAAATTTTGGTTGAAGAATATCTCGATGGGTGGAAAGAGATAGAATATGAGGTTGTAAGAGATTGCTATGATAATTGTATTGTTGTGTGTTCAATGGAAAATGTTGATCCAATGGGTATTCACACAGGAGAGAGCATTGTTGTTGCACCTGTTCAAACTTTGACAGCTTCAGAGAATTTTAAATTAAGGTCTTATACAATAAAGGTGATTAGACATCTTGGAGTTGTAGGTGAATGTAATATTCAATATGCTCTTCATCCCGAATCGGGAGATTACCGAATAATTGAAGTTAATGCAAGGTTAAGTAGGAGTTCAGCCCTTGCTTCTAAGGCGACAGGTTATCCCCTTGCTTTTATTGCTGCTAAACTTGCTTTAGGTTATAGTTTAATCGAATTAAGGAATGCTATTACGAAGGAAACATCTGCTTGTTTTGAGCCTGCAATAGATTACGTTGTTCTAAAGTATCCGAGATGGGACTTGCAAAAATTTAAAAGAGTTAGTTTCAATATAGGTTCCGAAATGAAATCTGTTGGAGAAGTAATGGCAATAGGAAGGAGCTTTGAGGAAGTCCTCCAGAAGGCTATTAGAATGTTAGAGGTTGGAATGAATGGGGTTGTTTGTAATGATATAAAATTTGAGGATTTGGAAAAAGAGTTAAAAGAGCCAACAGATAAGAGAATTTTTGCAATTGTTGAAGCAATTAAAAGAGGTTACCCAATACAAGAAATATATAAGCTTTCGAAGGTAGATCCATGGTTTTTGTATAAAATAAAAAACATAATTGATGTAGAGGAAAAAATAAAAGGAAAGAAACTTGAAGAAATTTCTGAAGAGCTTTTAAAAGAGGCAAAAAGAAAAGGTTTTTCAGATAAACAAATCGCAATTCTTACAGGTTCAACCGAATTAGAAGTTAGAGAAACAAGAAAAAAGAAAAAAATTGTTCCTTATGTTAAACAGATAGATACTCTTGCTGGAGAGTATCCTGCTAAGACTAATTATTTATATCTTACATATAATGCTTCTGAGGATGACCTTGAATTTAATGAGAAAAATCAAGTTATTGTTCTTGGGGGAGGAGCTTACCGGATTGGTTCTTCTGTGGAATTTGATTGGTGTTGCGTAAATGCTGTCTCCACACTTAGAAATTTGAATTATAAAGCAATAATGGTAAATTACAACCCAGAAACCGTTAGCACTGATTACGATATTTGTGACAAATTGTATTTTGAAGAGATGAGTTTTGAGCGAGTTTTGGATATATATGAGAAAGAGAAACCATTAGGAATAATTGTATCTATGGGCGGACAGATTCCTAATAACCTTGCCTTACCTTTATATAAGAGCGGGGTTAAGATTCTTGGCACATCTCCTATTGATATTGATAGAGCTGAAGACCGACACAAATTTTCAAAATTACTTGACGAGCTTGGAATCTCGCAACCTCCCTGGAGAGAAGTAACTTCAATTAAAGACGCAGAAGACTTTGCGAAAGAAGTTGGGTATCCTGTTTTGGTTCGTCCAAGTTATGTTTTAAGTGGAGCTGCAATGAGTATTGTCCTAAGTGAGGAAGAATTAGAAGGTTATCTTAAGAGGGCTTCAGAAGTAAGTAGAGAACATCCTGTGGTTATAAGTAAATTTATTACAGGAGCAAAAGAAATAGAAATTGACGCTGTCGCCAATAAAGGGGAATTGTATTGCTATGCTATATCTGAACATGTTGAGAATGCAGGGGTTCACTCTGGAGATGCAACAATGGTATTTCCTCCTCAGAGAACTTACTTAGAAACAATGAGGAGAATAAAAATAATTGCAAAGAAAGTAGCAAGAGCTTTGAATATCACAGGACCTTTTAATATCCAGTTTATTGCAAAAGATAACGAAGTAAAAGTTATAGAATGTAACCTGAGGGTTTCAAGAAGTTTTCCGTTCGTTTCTAAATTTCTTAAAATTAACTTTATTGAGGCTGCAACGAAGATAATAATGGGGAAGAAAGTCCCTCCTTTAAAAAGCTCTGCTTTTGATCTTGATTATGTAGGTGTTAAGGCTCCTCAGTTTTCCTTTTCGAGATTAAAAGGTTCTGATCCAATTCTTGGCGTAGAGATGACTTCTACTGGGGAAGTGGGATGTCTTGGGGATGACTTTAATGAAGCTTTTCTGAAAAGTTTAATCTCTGTTGGTTTTAGAATCCCCAAAAAGTCAATTTTACTTTCCACAGGTCCTATTGATAGTAAAGCAGAATTCTTAGAAAGCACAAGAATTCTGAAAGATATGGGATTTGAACTTTATGCGACTAAAGGGACTGCCGATTTTATGAAAAGTAATGGAATAGAAGCAAAAGTTCTCCACTGGCCTTTAGAGAAAAAAGAACCTAATACCCTAACTTATATTGCGGATGGCAAGATTGATTTAGTGATAAATATTCCCAAAAATATTGAGAAGGAAGAGCTTGATAACGATTACTTAATAAGACGACAAGCTGTAGATTTCAATGTTCCACTTATTACAGACTTACAACTTGCTAAGAGATTAGTTGAAGCAATGCAAAAAACATCTCTTAGTGATCTTAAGATAAAAAGCTGGGATGAATATTGA
- a CDS encoding OmpA family protein, which yields MKRGVVGIVLVLVLILGELGCATRQQTGALVGATTGGVVGGLIGKKAGNTALGAILGAAIGGAAGAYIGRYMDQQAEEMKRDLAGAKIERVGEGIKITFDSGILFDTGKSTLKPESMEELKKLARILNKYKDTNILLEGHTDAIGSEEYNLDLSQRRAQSVANYLASLGVDPTRFTVMGYGEQQPIASNETEEGRRLNRRVEVAIYANEQLKKIAEKEAGSG from the coding sequence ATGAAAAGAGGAGTAGTAGGAATAGTTTTAGTGCTTGTGTTAATACTGGGAGAGCTTGGTTGTGCAACCCGTCAGCAAACAGGAGCACTAGTTGGAGCAACTACAGGAGGAGTTGTTGGAGGGCTAATTGGGAAGAAGGCAGGAAATACAGCTTTAGGAGCTATCTTAGGAGCTGCAATTGGAGGTGCTGCAGGAGCCTACATTGGTCGCTATATGGATCAGCAGGCTGAAGAGATGAAACGAGATCTTGCTGGTGCAAAGATTGAGAGAGTTGGTGAAGGAATAAAGATTACTTTTGATTCTGGAATACTCTTTGATACAGGAAAATCAACATTAAAGCCAGAAAGTATGGAAGAATTGAAAAAACTTGCGAGAATATTAAATAAGTATAAAGATACCAATATATTGCTGGAAGGACATACAGATGCTATAGGTTCAGAAGAATATAATCTTGATTTGTCTCAAAGAAGGGCTCAATCAGTAGCAAATTATCTTGCCAGTTTGGGAGTTGATCCTACTCGTTTTACAGTGATGGGTTATGGAGAACAACAGCCTATTGCCAGCAATGAGACAGAGGAAGGTCGTAGATTAAATCGTCGTGTAGAAGTCGCAATTTACGCTAACGAACAACTCAAGAAAATTGCGGAGAAAGAAGCCGGTTCTGGATAG
- a CDS encoding DivIVA domain-containing protein yields the protein MKITPLDIRKQEFRRSFKGYDKNEVDIFLEMLAKEIENLIRENKRMAEQLKELDSKIEDYKRMEKTLQDTLTSTQRTTDEMRRNARKEAEMIIQKAKLQASEIIEEAASKVKDLQSQISALKSQRNGFIIQFRSFLASQLKMLEEVENIKGPEITVGQKEKAEEVEKAKMKVQELFKE from the coding sequence ATGAAAATAACACCTTTAGATATTAGAAAACAGGAGTTTAGAAGATCTTTTAAGGGATATGATAAAAATGAAGTAGATATTTTCCTTGAAATGTTAGCAAAGGAAATAGAGAATTTAATTCGTGAGAATAAAAGAATGGCGGAACAATTAAAAGAATTAGATTCCAAAATTGAAGATTATAAAAGAATGGAAAAAACTCTTCAGGACACTTTAACCTCAACTCAAAGAACAACTGATGAAATGAGAAGAAATGCAAGGAAAGAGGCTGAAATGATTATTCAAAAAGCTAAATTACAGGCAAGTGAAATTATAGAAGAAGCTGCTTCTAAAGTAAAAGATCTTCAGAGTCAAATTAGTGCTTTAAAAAGTCAAAGAAATGGCTTTATTATTCAGTTTAGAAGTTTTTTAGCTTCTCAGCTTAAAATGCTTGAAGAGGTTGAAAATATTAAGGGCCCAGAGATTACTGTTGGTCAAAAGGAGAAGGCTGAAGAAGTTGAAAAAGCAAAAATGAAAGTTCAAGAACTATTTAAGGAATAG
- a CDS encoding purine-nucleoside phosphorylase: MAFEDRSFESLRESKEYIIKKVNFENFDIGIILGSGLGDVSESIENPVRILYKDIPNFPTSTVKGHSGDLVCGQIKEKKVCVMNGRFHYYEGYDMDKVTFGTKLLCLLGIKILIVTNAAGGVNPLFKRGDIMIITDHINFFPEHPLRGPNDERFGPRFVDMFNTYDKTLVEKTEDIALRMGIMIRKGVYFGLQGPTFETGAEYRMIRILGADAVGMSTVPEVIVAKWMGRKILGLSVITDMCLPDAMEEVSHEVVLEAANKAAPKLSKLIVEVVKEI; the protein is encoded by the coding sequence ATGGCTTTTGAAGATAGAAGTTTTGAATCTTTGAGAGAAAGTAAAGAATATATTATAAAAAAAGTTAATTTTGAAAATTTTGATATCGGTATAATTCTTGGTTCTGGACTTGGAGATGTTTCTGAGTCGATTGAAAATCCCGTAAGGATCCTTTACAAAGATATCCCAAATTTTCCTACTTCTACAGTGAAAGGACATTCCGGAGATCTTGTTTGTGGTCAAATTAAAGAGAAAAAAGTTTGTGTGATGAACGGAAGATTTCATTATTATGAGGGTTATGATATGGATAAGGTCACTTTTGGCACAAAGCTTTTGTGTCTTTTGGGAATAAAGATTCTTATAGTTACAAATGCTGCTGGAGGTGTAAATCCTCTTTTTAAAAGGGGAGACATAATGATTATAACTGACCATATTAATTTTTTCCCTGAGCATCCTCTAAGAGGACCAAATGATGAACGGTTTGGTCCTAGGTTTGTTGATATGTTTAATACTTATGATAAGACTTTAGTGGAAAAGACAGAAGATATTGCGTTAAGGATGGGAATAATGATAAGAAAAGGTGTTTATTTTGGTCTCCAAGGTCCGACTTTTGAGACTGGAGCTGAATATAGAATGATAAGGATCTTAGGAGCAGATGCGGTTGGAATGTCAACGGTTCCTGAGGTAATTGTAGCGAAATGGATGGGAAGAAAAATCCTCGGTCTTTCAGTAATAACAGATATGTGCTTGCCTGATGCAATGGAAGAGGTAAGTCATGAAGTTGTTTTAGAAGCTGCAAATAAGGCCGCTCCTAAACTTTCTAAATTAATTGTTGAAGTTGTTAAAGAAATATAA
- a CDS encoding tetratricopeptide repeat protein has product MNAPRRALKCFDKLIAKDPKWKPKVLEKLIEEAEKSAKKRKTFTAVMIYSKILEIDPGYDLKDKNILMGDWFFDSREYEKSINFYIKGLEYDNKNGDVRLKLAQSYISMDDLVSAYEVLKEAIKEYSNWRLRYWLGKISFKLGEKRFEEGNYESAELYLREVISLGIPEILVDDAYFLLGDIKFSQEQYEEAKECYHKVLEINKLAKPRIRKEAEEILEIIKNMEEKS; this is encoded by the coding sequence TTGAATGCCCCGAGGAGAGCTTTGAAGTGTTTTGATAAATTAATTGCTAAGGATCCAAAATGGAAACCTAAGGTTCTTGAAAAACTTATAGAAGAGGCTGAAAAATCTGCAAAGAAAAGAAAAACTTTTACTGCTGTAATGATTTATTCAAAAATTTTGGAAATAGACCCTGGATATGATCTAAAGGACAAAAATATCTTAATGGGAGATTGGTTTTTTGATTCGAGAGAATATGAGAAAAGCATAAATTTTTATATAAAGGGATTAGAGTATGATAACAAAAATGGAGATGTTAGGTTGAAATTAGCTCAATCTTACATAAGTATGGATGACTTAGTGTCAGCTTATGAAGTTCTTAAAGAAGCAATAAAGGAATATTCAAATTGGCGATTAAGATATTGGCTTGGAAAAATTTCTTTTAAACTTGGGGAAAAGAGATTTGAAGAAGGAAATTATGAATCAGCGGAGTTGTATCTTAGAGAAGTTATTTCTCTTGGAATTCCAGAGATCTTAGTTGATGATGCATATTTTTTATTGGGAGATATAAAGTTTAGTCAGGAACAATATGAAGAAGCAAAGGAGTGTTACCACAAGGTTCTGGAAATCAATAAATTAGCTAAACCTAGGATTAGAAAAGAGGCGGAAGAGATTCTTGAAATTATAAAAAATATGGAGGAAAAATCTTGA
- the bamD gene encoding outer membrane protein assembly factor BamD, translated as MKRYTFLLVAFLFISCGKNVIPELGSADEEFKLAVELFNQGKYKKAIEYFKTFFNRYPGSHWIDDAQFYYAESYYKLKIYDEALNEFQFLVNNFPNSSWSEQGLLRIAQCMERMSPIPQRDQTLTEEAIKTYEMFIKKYPYSKWLDEAKEGKKNAEEKLNKKLLEIGEMYLKVGIKEAAVFYLEKVAEKSERWKDKANLLLGDIALSNNSDSLAISYYEKVEGELKEKAQKKLSKLKK; from the coding sequence TTGAAGAGATACACTTTTTTACTTGTTGCTTTTCTATTTATTTCTTGTGGGAAAAATGTTATTCCCGAGCTAGGTTCTGCAGACGAAGAGTTTAAGTTAGCTGTTGAATTATTTAACCAAGGAAAATATAAAAAAGCAATTGAATACTTTAAAACTTTCTTTAATAGATATCCGGGAAGTCACTGGATTGACGATGCTCAATTTTATTATGCTGAATCATATTATAAATTAAAAATATATGATGAGGCACTTAATGAGTTCCAATTTCTTGTAAATAATTTTCCTAATTCTTCTTGGAGTGAACAAGGATTATTGAGGATTGCTCAATGTATGGAAAGGATGAGTCCTATACCTCAGAGAGATCAGACTTTAACAGAAGAGGCAATAAAGACCTATGAGATGTTTATAAAAAAGTATCCTTATTCAAAATGGTTAGATGAAGCTAAAGAAGGTAAGAAAAATGCTGAAGAAAAGTTAAATAAGAAGTTACTTGAAATTGGGGAGATGTATCTTAAAGTAGGTATTAAGGAAGCGGCGGTTTTTTATCTTGAAAAAGTGGCAGAGAAAAGCGAGAGGTGGAAAGATAAGGCCAATTTATTACTTGGGGATATAGCTCTTTCTAATAATTCTGATTCTCTTGCAATTTCATACTACGAGAAAGTTGAGGGAGAATTAAAAGAAAAAGCCCAGAAAAAATTGAGTAAGTTGAAAAAGTGA